One part of the Bradyrhizobium sp. CB1650 genome encodes these proteins:
- the tnpB gene encoding IS66 family insertion sequence element accessory protein TnpB (TnpB, as the term is used for proteins encoded by IS66 family insertion elements, is considered an accessory protein, since TnpC, encoded by a neighboring gene, is a DDE family transposase.) has translation MIPIPTGVRVWLATGHTDMRKGFASLSLQVQEVLRRDPLSGHLFCFRGRRGDLLKVIWHDGQGACLFTKKLERGRFIWPSLADGVVSISQAQMSYLLSGIDWRNPQEAWRPTSVG, from the coding sequence ATGATTCCGATCCCTACGGGAGTTCGGGTGTGGCTGGCGACGGGCCACACCGACATGCGCAAAGGCTTCGCCTCTTTGTCGTTGCAGGTGCAAGAGGTGCTACGCCGCGATCCGCTGAGCGGTCATTTGTTCTGCTTCCGCGGACGCAGAGGCGATCTTTTGAAGGTGATCTGGCATGACGGCCAGGGGGCCTGTCTGTTTACGAAGAAACTTGAGAGAGGCCGTTTTATATGGCCGTCGCTGGCGGACGGCGTTGTGTCGATCTCGCAGGCGCAGATGAGCTACCTTTTGTCCGGCATCGATTGGCGCAATCCTCAAGAGGCTTGGCGTCCGACGAGCGTGGGCTGA
- a CDS encoding Lrp/AsnC family transcriptional regulator, whose translation MQLDKIDLRLLDLVQRDNRLCSEQLGGKVGLCASGVQRRLKRLRSTGVIEADVSIISPKAIGRNVTAVVLISLERARADTVDRLKRQITKMPEVMSAFYVTGLADLVLLVTVNDMEHYERFARRLTDESSDIKRIETMVVMDRFKAGFTLPIASIAWC comes from the coding sequence ATGCAACTCGACAAGATCGATCTTCGTCTTCTTGATCTCGTCCAACGAGACAATCGCCTCTGTAGTGAACAACTTGGAGGGAAGGTCGGCCTATGCGCATCCGGAGTTCAACGTCGGCTGAAGCGCCTTCGATCGACGGGTGTCATAGAGGCCGACGTTTCCATCATTTCTCCAAAAGCAATTGGGCGGAATGTGACCGCAGTGGTTCTCATTTCCTTGGAGCGCGCGCGTGCCGATACCGTTGATCGTCTAAAGAGGCAAATTACCAAGATGCCTGAAGTGATGAGCGCATTCTACGTTACAGGTCTGGCTGACCTCGTCTTGCTAGTTACCGTAAACGATATGGAACATTACGAGCGGTTTGCCCGGCGCCTTACAGACGAAAGTTCAGACATAAAGCGCATTGAAACAATGGTTGTCATGGATCGGTTCAAAGCAGGATTTACTTTGCCAATAGCCTCCATCGCATGGTGTTGA
- a CDS encoding transposase, giving the protein MDSHTISALNRLAVVDTGRRRRWPDEEKARIVLESLSEPRLVAATARRYGLSRSLLVTWRRAFAASRTKSEAGFVRAVVAEGGPVMSVAASSESAPAHSTERRIEIELAGGRRVIVDAGVDVEALRRIIGALDPR; this is encoded by the coding sequence ATGGACAGCCATACGATCAGTGCGCTGAATCGACTAGCAGTGGTGGACACGGGCCGGCGGCGGCGTTGGCCTGACGAGGAGAAGGCGCGGATTGTTTTGGAGAGCCTGTCCGAGCCGCGCCTGGTTGCGGCGACAGCGCGGCGATATGGCTTATCACGTTCTCTGCTGGTGACTTGGCGAAGAGCCTTCGCAGCGAGCCGCACCAAATCCGAGGCTGGTTTTGTCAGGGCAGTTGTGGCCGAGGGTGGGCCCGTGATGTCGGTGGCGGCCTCATCGGAGAGCGCGCCAGCACATTCGACGGAGCGTCGGATTGAGATCGAGCTGGCTGGCGGGCGGCGCGTCATTGTCGATGCGGGCGTCGACGTTGAGGCGCTTCGCCGGATCATCGGGGCTCTGGATCCGCGATGA